One window from the genome of Natrinema caseinilyticum encodes:
- a CDS encoding 3-hydroxyacyl-CoA dehydrogenase/enoyl-CoA hydratase family protein gives MSESLAERVDAVTVVGAGTMGHGIAQTFATAGYDVTIVDVDEEILETALEKIEGSLAKLGEDPDAALDRIETTTSDEEAYGDADLVVEAVPEDIDLKAEVFATIDDLAPDRAILATNTSTLPITEIASATDRPGNVVGMHFSNPVQLMEIVEIIRGEETSDDVFEAVQELSEEIGKAPVLVEKDIPGFLINRINLRFWLEAVRQVEQGIQNKETIDAAIRRIGLPMGPFEVLDFSGIDVATMAARSMRDRGVDLHVPDLLEKKTDAGDYGMKTGDGFYTYPEPGEYSRVDIPRERRHDFDPKHLLAPAVNEAAWLLANDVTTKSEIDKAMKIGMNWPRGLLEFADELGIDRLVETLETLRERSGWEEYEPHPLLREMASNDEVGQKSGIGFYEWEYERTQFETVQYERREDLAWITLDRPDQLNALDEPSWKGLNAALERAARDEDVRATVLTGSGRAFCAGDDIAEIQSWESADDAAEMVDEVLGPTAKTLRNHPKPLIAAVNGVANGGGCELVLLSDLAVASEGSDFALPEAKIGALPPIGLTYGRMSLGKKDIMELALTGDQLTASEAESMGIVNYVVGDEQVADVAHELARSTTASAPGSVAEMKDLWTGMEDDLLDAWFGDALDRLVERTQSAEASEGLAAFLEKRDPDWQR, from the coding sequence ATGAGCGAGTCACTAGCCGAACGTGTAGACGCTGTCACCGTCGTCGGTGCCGGAACAATGGGCCACGGTATCGCCCAGACGTTCGCGACCGCCGGATACGACGTCACCATCGTCGACGTCGACGAGGAGATTCTGGAGACGGCGCTCGAGAAGATTGAGGGGAGCCTCGCTAAACTCGGCGAGGACCCCGACGCGGCGCTAGATCGAATCGAAACGACGACGTCAGATGAGGAGGCCTACGGCGACGCCGACCTCGTCGTCGAAGCAGTCCCCGAGGATATCGATCTGAAAGCGGAGGTCTTCGCTACCATCGACGACCTCGCACCGGACCGGGCGATACTGGCGACCAACACCAGTACGCTCCCGATCACCGAAATCGCGTCCGCGACGGATCGACCCGGTAACGTCGTCGGCATGCACTTCTCGAACCCGGTCCAGTTGATGGAAATCGTCGAAATCATCCGCGGCGAGGAGACCAGCGACGACGTGTTCGAGGCGGTCCAGGAACTCAGCGAGGAGATCGGAAAGGCGCCGGTGCTCGTCGAGAAGGACATTCCCGGCTTCCTCATCAATCGAATCAACCTCCGATTCTGGCTCGAGGCCGTTCGACAGGTCGAACAGGGCATCCAGAATAAGGAGACGATCGACGCTGCGATCCGCCGGATCGGACTGCCGATGGGTCCGTTCGAGGTTCTCGATTTCAGCGGCATCGACGTCGCCACGATGGCTGCCCGTTCGATGCGTGACCGGGGTGTCGACTTGCACGTCCCAGACCTACTTGAGAAGAAGACGGACGCCGGCGACTACGGGATGAAAACCGGCGACGGATTCTACACGTATCCGGAACCAGGGGAGTACTCGCGGGTCGACATTCCGCGCGAGCGGCGGCACGACTTCGATCCGAAACACCTCCTCGCGCCAGCCGTCAACGAGGCGGCGTGGTTGCTCGCCAACGACGTGACGACGAAGTCGGAGATCGACAAGGCGATGAAAATCGGAATGAACTGGCCGCGCGGGCTGCTCGAGTTCGCCGACGAACTCGGTATCGACCGACTCGTCGAGACGCTGGAAACGCTCCGCGAGCGGTCGGGATGGGAGGAGTACGAACCCCATCCGCTGCTCCGCGAAATGGCCTCGAACGACGAGGTCGGTCAGAAATCGGGGATCGGCTTCTACGAGTGGGAGTACGAGCGGACGCAGTTCGAGACGGTGCAGTACGAGCGACGCGAGGACCTCGCTTGGATCACCCTCGACAGACCCGACCAGCTCAACGCGCTCGACGAGCCGAGCTGGAAGGGATTGAACGCCGCCCTCGAGCGGGCAGCGAGAGACGAAGACGTCCGTGCGACGGTTCTCACGGGATCGGGACGGGCGTTCTGTGCCGGTGACGACATCGCAGAGATCCAGAGCTGGGAATCGGCAGACGACGCCGCGGAAATGGTAGACGAGGTCCTCGGGCCGACCGCCAAGACCCTCCGAAACCACCCCAAGCCGCTGATTGCGGCTGTCAACGGCGTAGCGAATGGAGGGGGCTGCGAACTCGTTTTGCTGAGCGACCTCGCCGTCGCTTCCGAGGGGAGCGACTTCGCCCTTCCCGAAGCGAAGATCGGTGCGCTCCCGCCGATCGGCCTCACCTACGGGCGGATGAGTCTCGGAAAGAAAGACATCATGGAGCTTGCACTAACCGGTGACCAGCTGACCGCGTCCGAGGCCGAATCGATGGGGATCGTCAACTACGTGGTCGGCGACGAACAGGTGGCAGACGTCGCTCACGAACTCGCTCGTTCGACGACGGCATCAGCGCCGGGCTCCGTCGCGGAGATGAAGGACCTGTGGACGGGGATGGAAGACGATCTCCTCGACGCGTGGTTCGGTGACGCGCTGGACCGCCTCGTCGAGCGAACTCAGTCGGCGGAAGCCAGCGAGGGGCTCGCGGCATTCCTTGAGAAGCGCGATCCGGACTGGCAGCGGTAA
- a CDS encoding LLM class flavin-dependent oxidoreductase encodes MPKLGLVLPDEFSHVSLNRTLEFAKRADESGLHSVWKQEASGSNGVATLAAVAQCTTDVQIGTGVASVYSRSPTLLGMSAATLQQLSNGRTLLGLGVSSPPIVEGWHGMAFDRPLRRLREAIEIIRQTTAGGTVDYDGEVFDIGPYNMTLEADGNVPILNAAISDANRSLTGEYADGWLPAFIPQSSFSSHVSDVRESARNAGRDPDDLLVAPWVPTAVDDDPDRAERRVRYLLAQEMAMGYNEQVNEYGFGDAPDRAHDRFRDGNRDAAVEAISDRMVTELTVSGTESDVRDQFRRYSRDGADVVIAMPSMEASVAEIESLIDSLGTIADST; translated from the coding sequence ATGCCTAAACTCGGTCTCGTCCTCCCCGACGAATTCTCGCACGTATCGCTCAACCGAACGCTGGAGTTCGCAAAGCGTGCCGACGAGTCGGGGCTCCACTCGGTGTGGAAACAGGAGGCGTCCGGCAGTAACGGAGTCGCCACGCTCGCCGCAGTCGCACAGTGTACGACCGACGTCCAAATCGGAACCGGCGTGGCCAGCGTCTACTCTCGGAGCCCCACGTTACTCGGAATGAGTGCGGCGACGCTCCAGCAACTCTCGAACGGCCGTACACTCCTCGGACTCGGCGTAAGTTCGCCGCCGATCGTCGAAGGGTGGCACGGGATGGCGTTCGATCGGCCGCTTCGACGACTCCGAGAAGCGATCGAGATTATCCGACAGACGACGGCCGGTGGCACAGTTGACTACGACGGCGAGGTGTTCGATATCGGCCCCTACAACATGACACTCGAGGCGGACGGCAACGTCCCGATACTCAACGCTGCCATCAGCGATGCGAATCGTTCGTTAACTGGAGAGTATGCCGACGGCTGGTTACCGGCATTCATTCCGCAGTCCTCGTTTTCGAGCCACGTCTCGGACGTGCGGGAGAGTGCACGCAATGCCGGTCGAGATCCTGACGACCTGCTTGTCGCCCCATGGGTGCCGACGGCCGTCGACGACGACCCGGACCGGGCCGAGCGACGCGTTCGGTATCTCCTCGCCCAGGAGATGGCAATGGGGTACAATGAACAGGTAAACGAGTACGGGTTCGGAGACGCGCCCGACAGAGCACACGACCGTTTCCGCGACGGCAATCGCGACGCGGCGGTCGAGGCGATCTCCGACCGGATGGTGACCGAACTGACCGTCTCCGGAACGGAATCGGACGTTCGAGATCAGTTCCGGCGATACTCGCGGGACGGTGCCGATGTCGTCATCGCGATGCCGTCGATGGAGGCGTCCGTCGCCGAGATCGAATCACTCATCGACTCGTTGGGCACCATCGCCGACTCGACGTAA
- a CDS encoding IclR family transcriptional regulator gives MASTVKSVERADRLIRALLDLDRASVTEVSEQLDMPLSSTYDYLTTLESLGYVVELSDGTYTVASMFLEVGNHVRSQYDVYRVAEPELKSLARETGEYAVLMVEEDGLGVILGMKKGDKSSNIHIQRTHPGTKTRLSTTACGKAILAQLSEDRVCEIVDRYGLAPKTEHTITESDELSDELKRIREKGYAIDDEERFEGMRGVGAPVQTGVDTVTAAVGIYGPANRLTETVLSEECADRILETANVIQVNLSYS, from the coding sequence ATGGCAAGCACGGTGAAGTCGGTGGAGCGGGCCGATCGGTTAATTAGGGCGCTTCTCGACCTCGATCGAGCATCGGTGACGGAAGTCTCCGAACAGCTCGATATGCCGTTGAGCTCTACCTACGACTACCTCACCACGCTCGAATCGCTCGGATACGTAGTCGAACTGTCTGACGGTACGTACACAGTGGCGTCGATGTTTCTCGAAGTGGGCAATCACGTTCGCAGTCAGTACGACGTGTACAGGGTTGCCGAGCCCGAGCTCAAATCGCTTGCGAGAGAAACGGGCGAGTACGCCGTCCTAATGGTCGAAGAGGACGGGCTTGGCGTTATCCTCGGAATGAAAAAGGGGGACAAGAGTTCGAACATACACATCCAGCGAACACACCCTGGAACGAAAACGCGACTCAGTACGACCGCATGTGGGAAAGCGATTCTCGCACAACTCTCCGAGGACCGGGTCTGTGAGATCGTCGATCGGTACGGTCTGGCACCGAAGACCGAACACACGATCACGGAGTCCGACGAACTGTCCGACGAATTAAAACGAATTCGGGAGAAGGGGTACGCGATCGACGACGAGGAACGCTTCGAGGGGATGCGCGGCGTCGGAGCCCCGGTCCAGACCGGCGTCGACACCGTCACCGCTGCGGTCGGCATCTACGGGCCTGCCAATCGTCTCACCGAGACGGTTCTCAGCGAAGAGTGCGCGGACCGGATCCTCGAGACTGCGAACGTCATTCAGGTGAACTTGTCGTACTCGTAA
- a CDS encoding amidase, translating into MFEAMSLEETTEALRRGDTELDEYVDSIRRRTEKREPDVHAFVDEPDQWARVERERTEIERIHGETYGERPPLYGVPVGVKDLFHARELETRAGTDLPPEALTRPEGGAVSALRAAGTIVLGKTVTTEFGYYDPGPTRNPRDLERTPGGSSSGSAAAVAAGMCPLALGTQTVGSIVRPAAFCGIVGLKPSHGRISSEGVLPMAPSVDHVGYFTATVADATFVAPLLYEDWTANADPGTPTLGVPADAYLEKASESGRRHFRAQCNRLEEAGVEIRRVPNALSEIDAIIERHQTLVEAEASLSHYELFEEYGDRYSETISELVTSGRTVDSGSLGGARTKRLELRRELDALLDDHGIDVWVSPAAPGPAPKGIDDTGDPVMNLPWTHTGLPAVTVPVSETDGGLPLGLQCTARFGDDERLLAWADIIGSAFSADS; encoded by the coding sequence ATGTTCGAGGCGATGTCACTCGAGGAGACGACCGAAGCGCTGCGACGAGGCGACACCGAACTGGACGAGTACGTGGACAGTATCCGCCGTCGAACTGAGAAGCGGGAGCCAGATGTCCACGCGTTCGTCGACGAACCTGATCAGTGGGCCCGTGTGGAGCGTGAGCGGACTGAAATCGAGCGAATTCATGGAGAGACATACGGCGAACGGCCGCCGCTATACGGCGTCCCCGTCGGTGTGAAAGATCTGTTCCACGCGCGCGAACTGGAAACCCGTGCGGGTACGGATTTGCCGCCAGAAGCGCTGACCAGACCTGAAGGCGGAGCGGTGAGCGCACTCCGGGCGGCGGGCACTATCGTCCTCGGAAAGACGGTAACGACGGAATTCGGCTATTACGATCCCGGACCGACGCGAAACCCCCGTGATCTCGAGCGGACACCCGGTGGATCGAGCAGCGGATCCGCGGCAGCGGTCGCTGCTGGTATGTGCCCGCTGGCGCTGGGAACCCAGACGGTCGGCTCTATCGTCCGCCCTGCGGCCTTCTGCGGAATAGTCGGTCTCAAGCCGAGTCACGGACGGATCTCAAGCGAGGGCGTGCTACCGATGGCCCCCTCGGTCGACCACGTTGGGTACTTTACCGCCACGGTCGCAGACGCCACGTTCGTCGCACCGCTCTTGTACGAGGACTGGACGGCGAACGCCGATCCCGGAACGCCGACGCTCGGTGTCCCCGCCGATGCGTATCTCGAAAAGGCCTCTGAGTCTGGCCGACGTCACTTCCGCGCGCAGTGTAATCGACTGGAAGAAGCCGGCGTAGAGATACGCCGGGTTCCGAACGCGCTCTCAGAGATCGATGCGATCATCGAACGTCATCAGACGCTCGTGGAGGCGGAGGCCTCGCTGTCACATTACGAACTGTTCGAGGAGTACGGCGATCGATACTCGGAAACGATCTCCGAACTCGTCACCAGTGGGCGCACGGTCGACAGCGGGTCGCTGGGTGGCGCACGCACGAAGCGACTCGAACTTCGGAGGGAACTCGATGCCCTACTGGACGATCACGGAATCGACGTCTGGGTGAGCCCGGCAGCGCCGGGGCCTGCCCCGAAGGGGATCGACGATACCGGCGATCCCGTGATGAATCTCCCCTGGACGCACACCGGACTACCCGCCGTAACCGTTCCCGTTAGCGAAACCGACGGTGGGCTGCCGCTGGGGCTCCAGTGTACGGCCCGCTTCGGCGACGACGAACGGTTGTTAGCCTGGGCCGACATTATCGGCTCCGCGTTTTCGGCCGACTCGTAG
- a CDS encoding MaoC family dehydratase — MSRYFEDLDPGDVFETRSYTIEKDEIVEFAEEFDPQPFHVDEAAAGESIFGELIASGHHTMCIASKLTVEDVFDEIANLGGRGMDDLRFRRPVQPGDTLRVELEVIEKSASDRHADRGDVTFEQRVYNDDAEVLSVRMQCIVRRDLAT, encoded by the coding sequence ATGTCTCGCTACTTCGAAGATCTCGATCCCGGTGATGTGTTCGAGACGCGGAGCTATACCATCGAAAAAGACGAAATTGTCGAGTTTGCCGAGGAGTTCGATCCGCAGCCGTTTCACGTCGACGAGGCCGCGGCCGGAGAGTCGATATTCGGCGAACTGATCGCGAGCGGCCATCACACGATGTGTATCGCGAGCAAACTGACCGTAGAGGACGTCTTCGACGAAATCGCAAATCTCGGTGGACGCGGAATGGACGACCTCCGCTTTCGCCGTCCCGTACAACCGGGTGATACGCTACGAGTAGAGCTCGAGGTAATCGAGAAGTCGGCGTCCGATCGTCACGCGGACCGCGGCGACGTGACGTTCGAACAGCGGGTCTACAACGACGACGCCGAGGTGCTATCGGTACGGATGCAGTGTATCGTCCGACGGGATCTGGCGACGTGA
- a CDS encoding AMP-binding protein, translated as MTKTDDVTAYDLLHRACNKYASRPIATVDGETWTYGEAWERGGQLACAFSDRGFEKGDHIGIVMSNQLDYLTANFACVRGGFVNVPMNEMLTDDEFAYILEDSGARGAVVGSEFTDTIAELRPDLPHLETVVAVDDAPRDGQIPLETALVTDGVSALDVTIDQSDLLRLSYTGGTTGRPKGARHTHGVIAMDMLAHVIAFEIRDGEEMLIMTPLPHAAGYIHLGALTQGAHLTISRGFDSDVFLRLLDERPITWAFLVPTMIYRTLDADALDEADVSGLETLVYGAAPISEERLTEAIDAFGDVFIQAYGQTEMPNVGTVLPKDDHRRGEDRVRSCGRPATLVDAEISDVEDGAIESFLDRGEVGELVLRSPYVMDGYHGKPEKTARTLVDGWLLTGDIARMDDDGYVYLLDRASDVIVSGGMNVYTTEVEDALERHPDLNLVAVIGVPHDDWGEAVHAVVDADTDEIDTAEVLAFADNQLADYKKPKSVEFRDDIPTTPYGKVDKKALREPHWEGTDRHIH; from the coding sequence ATGACTAAGACCGACGACGTAACCGCGTACGACCTGCTTCATCGAGCCTGTAACAAGTACGCATCGCGCCCGATCGCTACGGTCGACGGCGAAACGTGGACGTACGGGGAGGCCTGGGAGCGAGGCGGTCAGCTGGCATGCGCGTTCTCCGACCGTGGATTCGAGAAGGGAGATCATATCGGTATCGTGATGTCGAACCAGTTGGACTACCTCACCGCGAACTTCGCCTGCGTCCGCGGCGGCTTCGTAAACGTGCCGATGAACGAGATGTTGACGGACGACGAGTTCGCGTACATACTCGAGGATTCGGGAGCGCGAGGGGCAGTAGTGGGGTCCGAGTTCACCGACACAATCGCGGAACTGCGACCCGATCTGCCCCACCTCGAAACCGTCGTCGCTGTGGACGACGCACCACGTGACGGCCAGATTCCCCTCGAGACCGCTCTCGTCACCGACGGTGTGTCAGCGCTCGACGTCACCATCGATCAGAGCGACCTCCTCCGGCTTTCCTACACCGGCGGAACGACTGGGCGGCCCAAGGGGGCTCGACACACTCACGGAGTCATCGCGATGGACATGCTGGCCCACGTCATCGCGTTCGAAATCCGCGACGGCGAAGAGATGCTCATCATGACGCCGCTCCCACACGCCGCCGGATACATCCATCTGGGTGCGCTTACACAGGGTGCTCATCTCACCATCTCTAGAGGCTTCGACTCGGATGTCTTCCTTCGGCTACTCGACGAGCGGCCGATCACCTGGGCGTTCCTCGTGCCGACAATGATCTACCGGACGCTCGACGCCGACGCGCTGGACGAGGCAGACGTGTCGGGACTCGAGACGCTGGTCTACGGTGCTGCCCCTATCTCGGAGGAGCGGCTGACCGAGGCGATCGATGCGTTCGGCGACGTGTTCATCCAAGCCTACGGGCAGACGGAAATGCCGAACGTCGGAACGGTGCTCCCGAAGGACGACCACCGACGGGGCGAAGATCGCGTTCGATCCTGTGGTCGACCGGCAACACTGGTCGATGCCGAGATCTCCGACGTTGAGGACGGAGCGATCGAGTCGTTCCTCGACCGGGGAGAGGTCGGCGAACTGGTGCTGCGGTCCCCCTATGTGATGGATGGCTATCACGGGAAGCCCGAGAAGACGGCTCGAACGCTCGTCGACGGGTGGCTTCTGACCGGCGATATCGCCCGGATGGACGACGACGGCTACGTCTATCTACTCGATCGTGCCAGCGACGTGATCGTCTCCGGAGGGATGAACGTCTACACCACCGAGGTCGAAGACGCTCTCGAGCGCCATCCCGATTTGAATCTGGTCGCTGTGATCGGCGTCCCCCATGACGATTGGGGCGAGGCAGTTCACGCCGTCGTCGATGCGGACACCGACGAGATCGATACCGCCGAGGTACTAGCCTTCGCCGACAATCAACTCGCCGATTACAAGAAACCGAAGAGCGTCGAGTTTCGCGACGATATTCCGACTACCCCGTACGGAAAAGTGGATAAGAAGGCGCTTCGAGAGCCACACTGGGAAGGCACTGACAGGCACATCCATTGA
- a CDS encoding AMP-binding protein → MKRIETLLETRVERTPDEPFLTMADETFTFRDVRNESKRYANALTELGVEAGDRVGLFLPNRPEFVFLLFANAYVDSVTAPSNPEYRPSELRHSIELSRPVVLVTTPDLLEIAIEAVDGTGVKRIVTTEPVEEYESLPGLAADQSTTVDAHDGDAETVGLHMYTSGTTGPPKAVECQHENWTISAIDFQKWLGITVDDTLFTALRLFHANAQIYSILAAVAGGAEAIVYERFLSSNWWDWCRGHGVTVFNAMGRMLKMLDNLPETDEDHDNSVEIVMSAGTPPDLLEPFEERFGVRVVDGYSLTEVPMLMLNPIDESKRRIGSVGLPPAEKRVRIVDDDGNPVPIGEKGEIVQ, encoded by the coding sequence GTGAAGCGGATCGAAACATTACTCGAAACGAGAGTCGAACGGACGCCGGACGAACCGTTTCTCACGATGGCCGACGAGACGTTCACGTTTCGCGACGTGAGGAACGAATCCAAGCGATACGCGAACGCGCTGACGGAACTCGGCGTCGAGGCCGGCGACAGAGTGGGACTGTTCCTCCCGAACCGTCCAGAGTTCGTCTTTCTCCTGTTCGCGAACGCGTACGTCGATAGCGTGACCGCGCCGTCGAATCCCGAGTACCGGCCGTCGGAACTGCGCCACTCGATCGAACTCTCACGGCCGGTGGTGCTCGTCACGACGCCCGATCTCCTCGAAATCGCTATCGAGGCTGTGGACGGAACCGGCGTCAAGCGGATCGTAACGACCGAGCCGGTCGAGGAATACGAATCGCTCCCGGGGCTTGCGGCCGACCAGTCGACCACTGTCGATGCCCACGACGGCGACGCAGAGACGGTCGGGCTACACATGTACACATCCGGGACGACTGGACCGCCGAAGGCGGTCGAATGCCAGCACGAGAACTGGACGATCAGCGCGATCGATTTCCAGAAATGGCTCGGAATCACAGTCGACGACACGCTGTTCACCGCATTGCGGCTCTTCCACGCGAACGCACAGATCTATTCGATCCTCGCCGCCGTCGCGGGAGGCGCGGAGGCCATCGTTTACGAGCGATTTTTGTCGTCGAACTGGTGGGACTGGTGTCGCGGCCACGGTGTCACAGTGTTCAACGCGATGGGCCGCATGCTCAAGATGTTGGACAATCTGCCGGAAACCGACGAGGATCACGATAATTCAGTCGAAATCGTCATGTCCGCAGGAACCCCCCCAGATCTACTCGAACCGTTCGAGGAGCGATTCGGCGTGCGCGTAGTCGATGGCTATTCGCTCACGGAAGTCCCGATGCTAATGCTCAATCCGATCGATGAATCGAAGCGACGAATCGGGAGTGTGGGGCTTCCACCGGCGGAAAAGCGCGTTCGCATCGTCGACGATGACGGAAATCCAGTGCCGATAGGCGAGAAAGGCGAGATCGTCCAGTAG
- a CDS encoding AMP-binding enzyme — MDAVDEVAVIPSPDEFYTEVVKALVRVKDESEFAPEEIVDHCRDELATFKTPRYVEYVEEFPYTPTGKIQKQKLRERETDAEPDHWDRES, encoded by the coding sequence ATGGACGCGGTCGACGAGGTTGCCGTCATCCCAAGCCCCGACGAATTCTACACCGAGGTTGTGAAAGCCCTCGTCCGGGTGAAAGACGAAAGTGAGTTCGCGCCGGAGGAGATAGTTGATCACTGTCGAGACGAACTTGCGACGTTCAAGACACCGCGGTACGTCGAGTACGTCGAGGAGTTTCCGTACACGCCGACTGGCAAGATCCAAAAGCAGAAGCTCCGAGAGCGCGAAACGGACGCGGAACCGGATCACTGGGACCGGGAGAGCTAA